The Microvirga lotononidis nucleotide sequence GACACGCCGCAATCCATTACTTTTACTGGAAGAGGCTCGGTTGTAGCTAGTATTGTGAGGCTCATTTTGAGCCTCCTTGGGGTTCATATTTTGCTGATTTGAAGCCCGAAGGAACGCATTGTCCACACGCTCTTTGAGGGAAACCAGCGCGCCGTGGATCTCCTGCAATCCCGCAAGGTCCATGTTCGCTGTCCTCATGCCGTCCGTGATAAGCGAGAGGGCTTCAAGCAGCTCGATCCACGGTCCCTCAAGCTCGTACGTCAAGCCCGCATCAATGGTCATGCGGATGACGACGATCCATTTCCAGCCCTCGGCGGCAACGGTGGCGCGGTGGGCCTCAAGCTTCTGCTCGGCGAGGCTATAGGCAAGCTCCTTGTCGATCAGATAAACTTGCTCCTTGGTGGCGAACAAATCGCTCTCGTAAGCGCCTCCGGCCGCAAGGTACTCCGCGCGGATGAAGTGCGAGATTTTATCGGTCGGGTGCAACCGCTCCTCGGACAAACGGCGCTTGAGGTGGCCGGGTTCACGCTGCCAAGGCTGCTGCGATCCGAACCATGCCGCTTCCTGCCGGTCGTGGTCGGGCGTGAGGGTGAGCGCCTGGGCCTGCTCCAAGCTCATGTTGTCCTGGCGCAACTCCTCCAAGATGCGCGGGGAGAGGTCGGCAGGAGCCAGTCGGCGGCGAACGGTCATATGGGAAATGCCGAACCGCGCGGCGATTTCTTCCGGCGATATGCCCTCTTCCTTGTTGAGTTTGCCGAACGCGGCAATCTCCTCGGCGGGGTGCATGGCCGACCGCTGGAAGTTTTCAGCCAGGGAGATTTCGGTTTCGGTGACACCCTCGGCCAACCCCTACAGAACGGGAACGGGATAGTCCTTCGTCACCTTGACGCCGAGGATGGTGCCGCCCTTGGCTTGTAGATGCTTGAGGGCGCGCAAGCGGCGTCCTCCGGCCAGCACCTCGAACTTGCCCTTGCCTGCCGGTTTGACGTTGAGGCTCTGGATCAGGCCATGGGCGGAAATGTCAGCGGCCAGGGCCTCGATCCCGGCCTCGGAGTTGAAGCGGCGCACGTTGGCCTCGCTCGGGATCAGCTTGGACAGGGTGACGGTGGAAATGGTCATTGGCTCTCTCCTTGGTGTGGGGCGCAAGCGCCTGCGCCTGCGCCCCTGCCACGTGGCGAACAGCGGGGAGGGAGGGGGGCAACCTGAAAATCCGGAGGGGGATCACCCACCCGGAGGGCGCGACAAGCGCCCGGAGGGCCGCCGCAGAGCGGTCCTGGCAGGGCCTTGAGGCCCGAAGGATGGGGAGACCGGATTTTCTGGTTGCGTGGGGAGAGAGGGCCGTGCGCCTCTCTTTCCTCCCCTAAACCATTGTTCTTTGAACGTCTGCGCCGGCCACGGCGACGGCTTTGCGAACGGGGAGGCGTCGCCTCCCGCGAAAGCTGTCCAGGCGCGTTAAACGGCAGTAGCGCCCGGAGCGCAGCGCAGCAGGCCCGAAGCCGCCGCGCCTTCATCAAGCGCCGGAGGGGTGCTGAGGGCCTTGTGGTCAGGTTTGGGCTGTGCTTATGCGGCTGGCTTGGAGGGCATTCCATGAGACGGGTGGTGAGAACTGATACGCCCGCCAGCCGTGGTGCGATGACACGAAAAAGGCCCCGTTTGGGGCCTCTCTCTTGTTGTGAACCGGCTGGCGATCAGCGCTTCCAGCGGCCTTCGTACTTGAACTCCGGGGCAGCCTTGAGTTGGTCCTTGCTGGCGTTCATCACCGCGTGCCATTTCTTGCCGTTCTCGTCGTAAGTGACCTTCACGGCGCTCGGGCGCACAATGACATAGCGCTCGCCCAGGCCGAGGAAGCCGCCGACCGAGACGATGTACCCCGTCAGGTCGCCGTTCGAGAGGATCAGGTCCTTGATCTCGCCGATGGTGTCGTTCGCCTCGTTGGTGACGTTGAGGCCGATCAGGTTGTTGCTCAGCACGTCGGTCGGCTGGGCCTTGACGAAGACCTCCTGCGTCGTGGTCACGGCGGTCTGGGCGGAGGCGGCCCCAGCGATCATCGTCGTGGCGGCAAGGGCAATCAGAATCCGGCGCATGGTTGAAACTCCGTTGAAGCATGCTAGAGGCCGGACAATGCACCGAAACGGCCGAGGTTCCGCAGGCACCGGCCCCGTTATGGGGCAGGTGCGGAAAGGAGCGATGTACCATGCGTGTTTTGGTGGTTGATGATGACGCGAACATCCGGGACATTCTCGTCGAAGCCCTGACGGACGACGGCCTGGAGGTTGTGCAGGCGGCGAGCGGCGAAGAAGCCCTGCACTACCTCACCGTGACACCGCCGATTGATGTCCTGTTCACCGACATTCGGATGCCGGGTGGCGTGAACGGCTGGGAGCTGGCGCGCCGGTTCCGTGCGGCCTCGCCGTCAATTGGGGTTGTGTATGCATCCGGGTATGTCGAAGACGGGCAGGACCTGGTGCCGGGCGGCATCTTCTTGGACAAGCCGGCCCGGATTGCTGACCTGCTGCCAGCCCTGCTCGCCGCAAAGGACAGCGGATAAGGTCTGACGGAGGGGCGGAACACAGCCGCGGCCCGGTGGGCGTGAGCTTATCCACCGGGCCTGGCCATGGTAGCTCTCAGGGGTCAAGGGGCCTAAGGGGACGGTGCCATGGTTACCTGCCATGATACACCTTGCGGGCTCCCCCATCAGCGGCAAAAGCGAGGTAAGTACCTTCCGTTATTCACGAGGCGTCCGGGAAGCCCGTTCCTCGGGAGCAGCGGATGATGGTTTCACGCCAGCGCGCGAACCGTTTTGCGAACGGTCATCACAACAGACACGGTCAGCAGCAGGTAGCGGTTTTCGTCCTTGACCTGGACCGTGATCTCGCGAGCGTTGCCTTTTGTGAACCGGTCGTGCCCGATCTCAGCTGCACTGCGAGCCGCCTCACTCTCGGCAGCCTCTAGGTCGGGGTACTCAACGCCATGGTCATCACGGATGACCTTTTCATCCTCGATCACATCAAAGTAGAAGAGCGGCACCGTCCTACTCCTGATCGGTGTATACAAACTGACCGAAGGAAGGATTGTTCGAGGTTCTGGGAAGGCAGCTTATCCAAGCGGAGCCTGGCCAGTCCCGCGTCAGGATGGCCCCTGCTCTCTGTGCCTGCGGGCAACGCGATCGTGTTCTTGGTTCAGGGTGTTGATCTCTTGCGCGAGGGCGGCCTCGGTCTGGCTCAGCGCCCGTGACCGGGCAATCTGGGCGCGGGTCTGCTCGATCGCCTGCGTGGCTTGATCAACCACCTGATCGAAGGAGCGCCGGCTTTGCTCTGAAGGGCTCGGCTTGGAGTGATCACTGGGGTTCTTGGGTGTGCGCATGGCAGGAGACCGCAGCGTGGTCAGATGCTGGAAACTGTTATGGTTCGGATCTTGTACCCAGATCGATGCATCGAGGCAACAACCTGGGTTAACGGTCGATGCCATCTGCGACCCGGCCTGTGCCCCATGCCTTCAGTCCGAGAGTGTGCCGAAGCCGTGCTTCTCTCACGCGAGCCATGTCCTCAGGAGGCCAATCACCTGGGACATCCTGTAAGGCTTCGACAGGATGACGCCGCCAGGAACAGGATGCATCTGCTCCGCATAACCGGTCACATACACGACCGGGAGATCCGGGAGGCACTGACGGGCGACCCTGGCCACCTCCCAGCCCGTGGCTTCCGGCGGGCGAATGTCGGTCAGCGGGGCACCCACGGCGATCCCACTGTGCAGAAGCCGCAGAGCCTGTCCACCACTGGCCGCTTCGATGACATCATACCCGGCTTCCTCGATCCCCATCACGGCCATGTCTCGGACAAACGGATCGTCCTCAACGACCAGAACTGTCATGCTACTCGTAGTCATGACGGGCATATCTAGACAGCCAGAGGACATCATCAACCGCATCCGGTTCCGTAAAGGGACACCTGCGCGTTGCGCCCCCGCGCAGGATTTAGCCTTCGGGTTCGGGCAGAGGCTGTGCGAGGCCGCCTGCCACACCAAGGCCCGTGTGAAGCTGATCGATCTTGATGGCAGTGGGCAGAACCGAAAATCCTGGCGCAGCCGCGGCCTGATCCGGCCGCGGCCGCACGATTGGCTCTGCTGTCTCCCCAAGCGCGTCCCTGACCAACCGGATCAGCACGGAAGGAGCATAAGGCTTGGGCAGGAAGGGTATCGCCGCGGGCGGATCTTCCATGTCCGGCGTCGTCCGTCCTGAGGTGACGATCACCTTGAGGCCGGCAAACTGCTCGGCCACAATCCGCGCCAGAGCAAAGCCGTTCAGCGGGCCCGGCATGTCCACATCGGTGAACACCAGGCGCACATCATCCCGGGCCTCCAGCAGGGTCAGAGCTTCCTCTGCGTTAACCGCTTCGATCACCCTGTAGCCGCCCTCCTCGGTCAGGATGTCGGAGACGAGCATCCGCACCAGGGCTTCGTCCTCGACGACCAGAATGAGGGTGGGTCTATCGGTGGTCATGCTGCCCCCTGTACCTTTCCAGTGCACTCAGTCAGGAGTGCTGGAGGCGCTCGGGGCTGGGTGGCGTAAGCCGAAGCCTGCCGATTCAGAAGCGGCGACCAAAACCCTTTATATGCTTTCATTCCGCTGCGGGATAGAGCCAGGGTGTCACAAGGCAGGCAGGGTTCCAGAAACAGCCTTGTCCGAAATCGATACGCCAGCCTGCCCTAGTAGGTGGAGGATGTCGCCGGCGCCGGCGGCTTTGTGAATGGGGAGGCATGGCCTCCCACGAAAGCTGTCCAGGCCCGAATACGGGAGTTGCGCCGGGAGCGGAGCGAAGCAGGCCCGAAGCCTCCGCGCCTTCAGAGAGCGCCGGAGGTGCGCTGAGGGCCTTGTGGGCAGATTTGGACCGGTTTGTATGGCGGAAAACACAAAAAGCGGGGCTGATACAATGATGATCGCGGCTCAGACTGAGGAGCCGGGAGGGAGTCACAGCCATGGCCCCGACTTTGGTGAAGTTTGAAGTTTATAGGCCAAACGGTAAGGGCAGTAGCGCTATCGGCATATCGGCCGCAAATACGACGGTCTTTTCGAAGGGCGGAGCCTTGTGCTTCCAGTACCTTTACCCTAACGGCACCAAATTCTTCACTCACATCTTTTCACCGATTGGATACAAGCAATGCACCGCCTCGAAAGACTTAACCACGTGGTATGTTTCACCAACGTTCGACCCAACTAAACCCGACATTGTGGAGATCCACGCCAGCTTCGTTGGTTTCACCGACGACGACGGGACGGCTGTGTTTTGGAATTACGACAGGGGCAATCAATGGCCCGTCGCATTCTTTCCACGAGAAGCCTACTGTAGGGTGACTTACGTGGGGCCTGTTAAGGCGCGTGAGCCGGAGTCGGAGTTATGGCCGAACCCCGCGGACCTCGTTCAGGTTCGAGACCTCGGTACCTGAGCAGACTGATCGTTGGCTTTACCATGGGGGCAGGTTGCGACTGAAGTACTTAACAGATACGCTTAACTGACAAGCTTCCGGCGAGTAGCTACCAGGCACTTGAAGTCAGAAGACCCCGTAGCCGCTACGAGGCGCATAGGTCTCCGTCTGTCCTGTCCGCTGGCTCCGAGCTGGTGCAAGGGCCGGGGCGCTCCAAGCCCTCTCGCCGTCCAGAACCCACGTCGCGCCGTAGCTGTCGTAAGGTTCGGGACTGTTGGCGATCCGCTCGGCGGTCGCCATCTGTTCCAAGATGTCTTCCGTGGTCGCGACAAGCAGAGTGTCGGCCGCCTCGGTGTGCCAGGTTGCGAGTTCGTTGAAGGCCCACAGCGGAACCGTCAGCACGCTCCCGATCATGAGCCAGGTGAGGAACGGATAGGTGACGCCGGCACAGAACAGGCACGCGGCGGCCGAGACGGACAGGAGGAACGCGCTTCCTGGGAACGAGTACCGCTCGATCCCCTTCATGATGTCCGCGAACAGGGACGGCCTTAGCTGGAACGGCACATGGCCCTGTGGCATGGCGCAATATCGGTCGCTGGAATGGTCGATCATGCCGACAAGGACGCCGCTCGGGATCCCGGCGCGGCGTGCGTAGACAAGCGACACCTCATGATCCGGCTCAATGCGGATGGTCGGCTGCACGGTGATGGTGCGGCGAAGTCCGTTCCGCGATTGAATCAGGATCTCGCGGGTGCGGTTGGTGCGTCCGAAGGACACGACTTTCCGCACCGTTCCGCGCCAGGCGAAGAATGTGAAATCCTGATCGGCAATTTGGGTCGAAACGTGCACAGTGCCTCGGGCTCCAGAGTCGCGGCGCATTATGGAGGCCGGTTGAGGACTGTTAAGAGGTTGTTAACCGTTGTCCACCGGCAATGGTCGAACCCCACTCAGCGGCGTTCCATAACGTCCCGTTCCGCGACCTCGGGTCTGTTCGGGTCTGTTGGGGAACCCACGCCTGCTCCCATAATTGATCGTTGACTAGGTCTGAGTTGCGCCCTG carries:
- a CDS encoding PRC-barrel domain-containing protein — protein: MRRILIALAATTMIAGAASAQTAVTTTQEVFVKAQPTDVLSNNLIGLNVTNEANDTIGEIKDLILSNGDLTGYIVSVGGFLGLGERYVIVRPSAVKVTYDENGKKWHAVMNASKDQLKAAPEFKYEGRWKR
- a CDS encoding response regulator, yielding MTVLVVEDDPFVRDMAVMGIEEAGYDVIEAASGGQALRLLHSGIAVGAPLTDIRPPEATGWEVARVARQCLPDLPVVYVTGYAEQMHPVPGGVILSKPYRMSQVIGLLRTWLA
- a CDS encoding ParB/Srx family N-terminal domain-containing protein, which translates into the protein MTISTVTLSKLIPSEANVRRFNSEAGIEALAADISAHGLIQSLNVKPAGKGKFEVLAGGRRLRALKHLQAKGGTILGVKVTKDYPVPVL
- a CDS encoding response regulator, giving the protein MTTDRPTLILVVEDEALVRMLVSDILTEEGGYRVIEAVNAEEALTLLEARDDVRLVFTDVDMPGPLNGFALARIVAEQFAGLKVIVTSGRTTPDMEDPPAAIPFLPKPYAPSVLIRLVRDALGETAEPIVRPRPDQAAAAPGFSVLPTAIKIDQLHTGLGVAGGLAQPLPEPEG
- a CDS encoding response regulator, with translation MRVLVVDDDANIRDILVEALTDDGLEVVQAASGEEALHYLTVTPPIDVLFTDIRMPGGVNGWELARRFRAASPSIGVVYASGYVEDGQDLVPGGIFLDKPARIADLLPALLAAKDSG
- the repC gene encoding replication initiation protein RepC; protein product: MAEGVTETEISLAENFQRSAMHPAEEIAAFGKLNKEEGISPEEIAARFGISHMTVRRRLAPADLSPRILEELRQDNMSLEQAQALTLTPDHDRQEAAWFGSQQPWQREPGHLKRRLSEERLHPTDKISHFIRAEYLAAGGAYESDLFATKEQVYLIDKELAYSLAEQKLEAHRATVAAEGWKWIVVIRMTIDAGLTYELEGPWIELLEALSLITDGMRTANMDLAGLQEIHGALVSLKERVDNAFLRASNQQNMNPKEAQNEPHNTSYNRASSSKSNGLRRVAIAPRHEDWSAYGAEGFSRRPVSGFAGSQALSAPRPAQSDGSSSNSDSEFSLGLVMTACPRMKGFARGIDGWSDLVAAADQACHEIGINKSAWIEAREAIGEIAAATAVALIFEKRMAQECGRTGGYLRAMTSRARKGELHLARSLFGLAERNAAARAH
- a CDS encoding DUF6894 family protein; its protein translation is MPLFYFDVIEDEKVIRDDHGVEYPDLEAAESEAARSAAEIGHDRFTKGNAREITVQVKDENRYLLLTVSVVMTVRKTVRALA